The Cucurbita pepo subsp. pepo cultivar mu-cu-16 chromosome LG08, ASM280686v2, whole genome shotgun sequence genome contains a region encoding:
- the LOC111800916 gene encoding transcription factor RAX2 — protein MGRTPCCDKANVKRGPWSPEEDAKLKHYIQKHGTGGNWISLPQKAGLKRCGKSCRLRWLNYLRPDIKHGDFSEDEDRIIYHLFTTIGSRWSVIATQLPGRTDNDIKNYWNTKLKKKLMGTNNISSQNTTPHGLLSHFLQTSSTNSSSSSSPSSYSDHSNFPSFPNPNGTFSTLLDTISFSSTLLNPTNLISTSQDQTFIINSNRAQNNYDVKSDHGLLVFGRDQPSCSSSDAEYGNGGGIGVEDEKKRMSFVKQFHDHDMWMEASPLMDYGLEEIKQLITSSSCSNVFLDG, from the exons atgggAAGAACTCCATGCTGTGATAAAGCTAATGTGAAGAGAGGGCCATGGTCCCCTGAAGAAGATGCAAAGCTCAAACACTATATTCAAAAACATGGAACTGGAGGAAATTGGATCTCTCTCCCACAAAAAGCGG GTTTGAAAAGATGTGGGAAAAGTTGTAGATTGAGGTGGCTGAATTATTTGAGACCTGATATCAAACATGGAGATTTTTCTGAGGATGAAGATCGGATAATTTACCATCTCTTTACTACCATTGGAAGCAG GTGGTCAGTGATTGCAACACAACTACCGGGAAGAACAGACAACGACATAAAAAATTACTGGAACacgaaattgaagaagaaactaatGGGTACAAACAACATCTCGTCTCAAAACACAACCCCACATGGATTGCtttcccattttcttcaaacttcctcaacaaattcatcatcatcttcatcaccATCTTCATACTCAGATCATAGCAACTTCCCAAGCTTCCCAAACCCTAATGGGACGTTTTCCACTTTATTAGACACCATCTCATTCTCATCCACTCTTctaaaccccacaaatttgatCTCCACCTCTCAAGATCAAACCTTTATCATCAATTCAAACCGAGCTCAAAATAATTACGATGTCAAATCCGATCACGGCCTCCTCGTGTTCGGAAGGGATCAACCCAGTTGCAGCTCCTCCGACGCCGAGTACGGTAACGGAGGAGGCATCGGAGTCGAGGAcgagaagaagagaatgagcTTTGTAAAACAATTTCATGATCATGATATGTGGATGGAAGCTTCTCCATTGATG GATTATGGGCTTGAGGAAATTAAGCAGCTGATCACTTCTAGTAGCTGCAGCAATGTGTTTCTTGATGGCTGA